In Rhinoraja longicauda isolate Sanriku21f chromosome 13, sRhiLon1.1, whole genome shotgun sequence, one genomic interval encodes:
- the klhl24a gene encoding kelch-like protein 24a, whose amino-acid sequence MVLILGRRINRDDSRFHDSPITKRKVFEIDEKPLTNQEVYDFSSGSSHAETILEMLNEFRNSRLFTDVIISVEGREFPCHRAILSSCSSYFRAMFCNDHRESKEMLVEINGIHAEAMDQFLQYVYTGKVRITTDNVQYLFETSSLFQINAIREACAKFLEEQLDPCNCLGIQKFADTHSLKSLHSKCRGFGLQTFSEIAQHEEFLGLEKDELIDYVSSDDLVISKEETVYESVMRWVYHDMERRRSMMKEVLTHVRLPLLHPNYFVQTVEGDQLIQNSPECYQLFHEARRYHVLGNEMMSPRTRPRRSTGYSEVIVVVGGCERVGGFNLPYTECYDPMTGEWKSLAKLPEFTKSEYAVCALRNDILVTGGRINSRDVWMYNSQLNIWMRVACLNKGRWRHKMAVLLGKVYAVGGYDGHNRLNSVECYDSFSNRWIEVEPLKEAVSSPAVVSCVSKLFVIGGGPDDNTCSDKVQCYDPTTSTWLLRAPIPIAKRCITAVALHNLIYVAGGLTKSIYCYDPVEDYWMHVVNTFNRQESCGMSVCNGKIYILGGRRETGEGSDTITCYDPATGIITAMAAMPRPISYHGCVTIHRYNEKYRP is encoded by the exons ATGGTGCTGATCTTAGGCCGACGGATTAACAGGGATGACAGCCGTTTCCACGACTCACCCATCACCAAACGCAAAGTTTTTGAAATTGACGAAAAACCTTTGACTAATCAAGAGGTTTATGACTTCTCCTCGGGCTCGTCCCATGCTGAAACCATCCTGGAGATGCTGAATGAGTTTAGGAACAGCCGGCTCTTCACTGATGTGATCATCTCTGTGGAGGGCCGAGAGTTTCCCTGCCATCGAGCAATCCTCTCCTCCTGCAGCAGCTACTTCAGAGCCATGTTCTGCAATGATCACCGAGAGAGCAAAGAAATGCTGGTGGAGATCAATGGTATTCATGCTGAAGCCATGGACCAATTCCTACAATATGTCTACACAGGAAAAGTAAGGATCACCACGGATAATGTACAGTATCTCTTTGAAACCTCCAGTCTCTTCCAGATCAATGCCATCCGTGAAGCATGTGCCAAGTTCTTGGAGGAGCAACTTGATCCTTGCAACTGCCTAGGCATCCAGAAGTTTGCAGACACACACTCTCTGAAGTCTTTACACTCCAAATGCAGAGGCTTTGGTTTGCAAACGTTCTCTGAGATTGCCCAGCATGAAGAGTTCCTGGGGCTGGAGAAAGACGAGCTTATTGACTATGTCTCCAGTGATGACCTGGTTATCAGCAAGGAAGAGACGGTGTATGAGTCCGTGATGCGTTGGGTCTATCATGACATGGAGCGGAGGAGGTCCATGATGAAGGAGGTCCTGACCCACGTCAGGCTTCCCTTACTGCACCCCAATTACTTTGTGCAGACAGTGGAAGGAGACCAGCTGATCCAGAACTCTCCTGAATGCTACCAGCTTTTCCACGAAGCCAGGAGGTACCATGTGCTGGGCAATGAGATGATGTCACCACGGACTAGGCCTCGCAG GTCCACAGGTTACTCCGAGGTTATTGTGGTGGTCGGAGGCTGTGAGCGGGTGGGAGGCTTCAATCTACCTTACACTGAGTGCTATGACCCAATGACCGGAGAATGGAAGTCACTGGCCAAACTCCCAGAATTCACTAAGTCAGAGTATGCAGTGTGCGCACTGAGGAATGACATCCTTGTAACAG GCGGCAGAATCAACAGTCGTGATGTGTGGATGTATAACTCTCAGTTGAACATCTGGATGCGAGTGGCCTGTTTAAACAAGGGCAGGTGGCGTCACAAAATGGCTGTCCTTCTCGGCAAG GTGTATGCTGTGGGTGGTTATGACGGCCACAATCGGCTGAACAGTGTGGAATGTTACGACTCTTTCTCTAACCGCTGGATTGAAGTTGAACCACTTAAGGAAGCAGTCAGCTCCCCAGCCGTGGTCAGCTGCGTCAGTAAGCTCTTTGTGATTGGAGGAGGACCCGACGACAACACATGCTCCGATAAG GTTCAGTGTTATGACCCGACCACCAGTACTTGGCTGCTACGTGCCCCCATTCCCATTGCTAAACGGTGTATCACCGCAGTGGCCCTGCATAACCTTATATACGTGGCTGGTGGTCTCACCAAATCAATCTACTGCTACGATCCAGTGGAGGATTACTGGATGCATGTAGTCAATACCTTCAACAGACAG GAGAGTTGTGGCATGTCTGTATGTAACGGCAAGATCTACATCCTGGGCGGCAGGAGAGAAACCGGAGAGGGCTCTGACACTATCACGTGTTACGACCCAGCGACAGGAATCATCACAGCAATGGCGGCCATGCCGAGACCCATTTCCTACCACGGCTGTGTGACAATCCACAGATACAATGAGAAGTACAGGCCTTGA